The Thermodesulfovibrionales bacterium region ATCGGCCGGTAATTGCAGGTTCCGCAGTATTCGATCAAAAGCTTCTTCATAAGACTCCCCATATGATTTAGGATATCACCACCGGCAACCCCTGTCAAAACTCCGCGGCTGGAAATCCTGACCTTATCGTCCATGGAACACGAATATAGAAACGGAAGATTTGCTCAATTCGATTTACTTTTGTATGGCTTTATCAGGTTTTTTGGTTTAAAATATCTTCCGAACAAGGCAGACCATTAAACTTCCGACAGGAGGAGACAGTGAAAAGGCGATCGATCTATCTTGTATTAATAGTGATGCTTTTGAGTGTTTCGGGCTGCGGGTATAACACGATGCAGGCAAATGAGGAAGCGGTCAAGGCGGCATGGGGCGATGTCGAGGCAGCCTACCAGCGGAGGACCGATCTCATCCCGAATCTCGTGGAGGTCGTGAAGGCTTACGCAAAGCACGAGAGGGAAACCCTGACCGCAGTGACAGAGGCGAGGGCAAAGGTCGGCTCCATACAAATGTCGAAGAATATTCTCGAGGACCCGAAGGCATTCTCCCAGTTCCAGGAGGCCCAGGGTGCGATGTCCAGCGCCCTTTCACGCCTCATGGTCGTCGTCGAAAAGTACCCCGACCTTAAAGCGAACCAGAACTTTCAGGACCTTCAGCATCAACTGGAGGGCACGGAGAACAGGATCAATGTGGCACGCACGCGGTACAACAAGGCGG contains the following coding sequences:
- a CDS encoding LemA family protein; its protein translation is MKRRSIYLVLIVMLLSVSGCGYNTMQANEEAVKAAWGDVEAAYQRRTDLIPNLVEVVKAYAKHERETLTAVTEARAKVGSIQMSKNILEDPKAFSQFQEAQGAMSSALSRLMVVVEKYPDLKANQNFQDLQHQLEGTENRINVARTRYNKAVESFNTSIRIFPNSLTNSLLLHLKLKEPFKAEAGAEKAPKVQF